The window TTCCACCCATGCCCCATCGATGCCGTCCCGCTTCTCCAGAAGGAGCCCAACACCCCCAGCTTTGGGTAAGTACTGATTTATTTCCCATGCATTCGTGTGCGTGCTctcattataaataaatcatgtcCAATGTACATTTCGAAAACCTTTTCAAAGCTTTTGTTGTCATGGGCAAAGTCCCAACTGTCCCCTGtgctcccccctcccccttcaaaTGGGCTGTTGCTGGCTTCCAACGATGATAAAGACAACTGCAGTCGTTTGACTTTGATTGTGATGAATATGTGTACATGAGTCCATGAACATTGTGGCTCCACAGTGTCATGTGTGTGCAACAGCTTGCGGGTATGATTTCCTCAGCAATATGTTGCTGCTCACGGAaaacgtttttattttattttattgtttgccTCCAGCGTTTCTGTGTGGGTGAATTTTAATACAAAATCCAAAAAAGATggtgtaaaaatattttgtattaatttcatgcatttttacatattaataaatacatccaatgtaattaattttatgtttaatactacacaaattaatattttcgaaaatgacattcaaattgAAGTTTGTGGTAGACTTTGGCTTGCGCATGCATCTGACATTTTCTCCCTTTCTCCAAAGGCTGCTAAATGATTTTCTGGGGTTGGACTTTTAACCGACGAGATGATGCTCGTACTCCTGCTGGCAGCCTTTTCCTCCTACATCTCAAGCTCCTCCCTATCCTCCCCCATGTCAGACGGACCCCCGATGGCAGACCCTTCTGCTCCGGACTTGATGTCTGAGACTTGCAGCGCCTGCTCGTGCATGTCGGTGGAAAACGTGCTGTACGTCAACTGTGAAAAGATTGCCGTTTATCGGCCAACGCAGCTCATCCCGCCGGTGTCGTCGTTATATCACCTCAACTTCCAAAATAACTTTTTAATTATTCTCTACCCAAACTCGTTCCTCAACTTCACCCATGCTGTGTCTCTGCAGCTTGGCAATAATCAGCTGCAGAATATTGAAGGTGGCGCATTTATGGGGATGAGTGCGCTGAAACAGCTGCACCTGAACAATAATGAGTTAAAGGTGCTGCGAGCAGACACTTTTCAAGGAATAGAAAACTTGGAGTACCTTCAGGCTGACTACAACTTGATCAAGTATATTGAAAAGGGGGCATTCAATAAACTGCACAAGTTAAAAGTGCTGATTCTAAATGACAATCTCATACAGGCACTTCCTGACAATATATTCCGCTTTGCCTCCCTCACACACCTGGATATAAGGGGGAACAGGATCCAGAAGCTTCCATATTTGGGAGTCCTGGAGCACATTGGACGGATTGTTGAGCTCCAGCTAGATGATAACCCCTGGAATTGTACATGTGATTTAGCGCCTCTCAAGGCATGGCTTGAAAACATGCcgtataatatttttattggaGAGGCGATATGCGAAACACCAAGTGACTTATATGGAAGGCTCCTAAAAGAAACCAACAAGCAGGAGCTTTGCCCCATGGGTACAGGATCTGACTTTGATGTTAGAATGCCACCTGCACTCCCTGATACGGGTCAATCACCCTCCAAAATATCCCCCACCTCTGTGGTTCCCGTTACCACAAAATCGTCAAAAACCACCGACTCCTCTAAAGTTTACGGTAATGGCATCGTGGCTGGTTCGCCCCCATTTGGAAGAAATAGCCAGATGGTTTCCTTTCAAACACGGACACCGCCTCTGCTGTGCCCCCAGCCCTGTAGTTGTAAAACCCACCCTTCTGACTTTGGCATTAGTGTCAGTTGTCAAGAAAGAAATATTAAGAATTTAGCAGATCTCATTCCTAAACCCCCAAATGCCAAGAAACTTCACTTAAGTGGGAACTACATTCATGACATAAGCCCGACCGACTTCCAAGGGTTTGAAGGTTTAGATTTGCTGCATCTTGGCAGCAACCAAATTGTAACTGTTCAGAAAGGCGTGTTTTCTAACCTCACCAACCTCAGAAGACTGTATCTGAACGGGAACCAGATCGAACAGTTACACCCTGAGATGTTTTTGGGCCTCACAAATCTACAGTACTTATACTTGGAATACAATGCCATCAAAGAAATTCTAGCAGGCACATTTGATTCCATGCCAAACCTACAACTCCTGTATCTCAATAATAACGTTTTGCGCAGTCTCCCCGCCTACGTGTTTGCTGGTGTCTCTTTAGCCAAACTCAATCTGAAAAACAACCACTTCATGACCCTGCCGGTAAGCGGTGTCTTGGACCAACTGCGGTCTTTGACCCAGATAGACCTAGAGGGGAACCCCTGGGAGTGTTCCTGCGATTTGGTCGCTCTCAAACTGTGGCTAGAAAAGCTAAATGATGGAGTGGCTGCTAAAGAGGTGAGATGTGCCTCTCCTGTGCAGTTCACCAATATTGAACTGCGCCTCTTAAAAAATGAGATCCTGTGCCCTAAGCTGATAGCACGGCCACCATTTATTTTTACCAGTGCCACCCCTCTTTTGACTTCATTGTCGCCTGCAGGGGTTGGAAAAGCACCTCCAGGAGGGCCTGTACCTCTGTCAATCATGATCCTTAGTATTCTTGTAGTGCTAATTCTTACAGTGTTTGTGGCCTTCTGCCTTCTAGTCTTTGTCCTCAGAAGGAATAAAAAACCAGTTGGTCGACAGGAACTGGGGAACCAGGAGTGTGGGTCAATGTCACTGCAGCTTCACCGGCACGGACATAAGTCAGGCAAGAAAGGTTCTATCCCAGGAGATGATTTGGGAGGCGAAACATTTATCCCTCAAACCATTGAACATATTGGCAAGAGCCACACATGTGGGATCGGACGCTCGTCGGATATGGATGCTGGGTTTAAGTTTGCTGACTCGCAGAGGCAGAAGATTATCCTTCGGAGTAGCGCAGACAAGGATAAAGACGCACTTTCCACCCTGGAGCGCAACAAGCGCCTCAGCACAATCGACGAACTCGAGGAATTCCTACCAAATCGAGAACCCAGCATGTTCATCCAGAACTTCCTGGATGGCAAGAGAGATTTCAACAGCATTGGAATGGGCGGATATGAAATCCGTTACCCAGAGAAATCTCTGGACAGAAAGATGAAGAAATCATCGCTGATAGGTGGGAACCACAGTAAAATTGTGGTGGAGCAAAGAAAAAGTGAGTATTACGAGCTGAAAGCCAAGCTCCAAGGAACACCTGATTACCTTCAGGTGCTTGAGGAGCAGACTGCTCTAACTAAAATGTAGACATTGTTGTCTTTGATTCAGTACAGTGATTACACACAGACAGGATCgtttcacacacacatatacaggcAGAAAGATGGTCGTACTTTTCATTCGCTCTTTCTCCCTCTGTCGGCGCGCACAACATTTAACCCCAACCCTTTTCTATCTTTCTTTATCTCTTTGCAGCCAGCTGTGCGCACACactcccacgcacacacacacatacagcaaaAAAGTGCCTTCTGGAGATTCTTAATGACCAATGCATAGATGGACTACAAAGTTTTTAATTTGGATCAGCGAGGATATTGGTGAGAGTAAACGACCTATGGATCAACTTACCACGATACCGCAGGACAGCCTAAAAACAACAGACTGTCGTTTGCTGCTATGGAAATggctactttgttttttttattttatgtttttttttttactgccaaATCAAATGCTTGGAAACTGTGCTTGAGAATATACCTCGCAGGCTCCATCCCTCATTttcaaacaagaaaaatggaaaCAGAATAATGAGGGCACCTCAGTTGTTTTCTTCTATGTATCCGATATAGCTACTTCTGGGATTAGTTACAAAGGATGAATCCATGGATGCTACCTTGCTTTTTCCCGCTTTGTAAGgatatttgtttgttgttagGGAAGCTCTCCGGGGCCGGCCGCAGACTTAATGCCATTTTGTCCGGATTATAAGCAAGTGGCAGAATACCTGTCAGGCTAAATGGCTCCTGCTTTGTGTTCACAAGAAGGCAATGCACTGCAGAACTCCTTTGGGAATGATTTCATGACTTGTTTCCTTTGTGTAAAGAGCCATGTTAATATATAGTGTATTCTGAATGGAGCTGTGTTACCACTTCAAGTTGCGACTTCAAGCTATGTTTTTGAGGGAAACGGAATCAGCAACTACACTGTCAAACCATGATGTTTCTTAAAAATGACAACCCGAGGATAAACGAGTACAAAGTTGCTTGCCATGTAAGCGTAACTTGGAATTTATTTTGTAAGTCTTACATTATTTGTATCTGTGGGACTGGTTTgtaaatgacaaagacaaaaacatgcacacacacacacacacacacacacacacacacacacgctgtatGGCCGAGCATCATCATCAAGAGACTATAACTTGGAAATGTCAGAGATATGACTCAATCAACGATTACACCACCCTTGTCAGCTTTCAAATCATAGTCAAATTATCTCAAAACatagttaatttattttttctatgcAGGGCTATTTAAAGAGTTTATGGTATTTTACCCCAAGAAGAAGTAACTTTCATCAGCGCTAAGATAGGTCACGGgtagacgtgattgttgatttgttcaatgtttttttttttttccttattcgCACATCTCCCGCAGCATCTTGTAAAAGGTTTCCTCTGAACATTATGCAACCAAAATAAATGTGCATTCAACTTAAATAAGATTCTGGATTGTGgtgacattttaaaagtgtGGGGTCCGATTCATGTCATAAAACAACATGTGCAATATTAGGAAATACTCCAGTCATAAtggctgtttgttttcatttatttagtttgAGGTAATGTTGTTAGACAGGTTCTACTTCAAAATTCATTACTATACCGTCTTTATTTAAAAGTATTGTTAAGTTAAACTGATGAGTGTTCGTTGCAAAATGAATAGAATGTATCTTGGAaagtataataaatacaattttctaTCAGTCAGAAATCTCTTGTGTAATGGCTAATTTTCTCTTGTACTATCATGTTCAAATGAAGGTATTAAAATGAGCTATTGTATTCGCACCGTGTCCCCACAACTTCTTTTTTTCACTGTTTTAGGTTTCCCACAAAGCTTTACTTGCTCAGGCAGATTTTTAGTTGACTCCTTCACTGTCTGATTGCCTGATAGTTTAGCGTTGCATGCATGACAGCTCAGctaagtagaaaaaaaagttggcctTGTGTGTTCGTGTCAAGGAAACCGGTTGGGGAAACAAGCATCTGCGTATTCATCTGCAGGCTATGAAAACtgtgtttaatattttaattccaAATATACCAAGGAGACCAGAGACTCCCTCATTGCTGAGAATGTTTCGGAGGAAGCGTCAATTCAAATGTGTCTTTATTTTGTCCTTATTTTCCCTGTCTGTGGGAGAATTTTGTGCCACAACAGGTATAAAGGTTTCTTCTGTTCCAGGCACAAATCAAACATTCATGCTCGTTCCATTTCAGGGTAAAAAAATTCAGATTTCCGTCTGTGTTAATCCAACCTATGGAGCTTTTGGGAAACAGAGTAGCTGAAAGTATGACTCATTCAGACGCCAGAGAATTGTCCTCATTAATTATGAATACTTTGGCAGTTCTGAACTAAAAAAGGATGTGGGAAAGGGGAGTGCATGGGATATGTCCACACCGCTGAATGAGCTCAGTTTTACAcgttatttgttattatattgCTTGGTAATAATGCAACGCATATATACGTGGATGCTTGATGGCGAATTGGTTGCATAAGTGTCCACTCAGTCCACCATGTGTATAGTATTACAGTTACTAgttattttccccaaaaaagtaattgaattagtaacagagttacttcataaatgtaattagctAATGtggaaagtaattattgtgtaacattttttaaaaaagcttcAATGTGTAAAATAATCGGGATTTAGCATTTTAGAGGTGTTTGACAGATGTTTGATGGATCACAATGCTCCGGCTCACGATTGTTGTATTGAGCTCTGAGATGTGACGTTCACGAACGAGTCGAGTCGTCTGAATGGCTCTGCTAAGCGAATCGTGAGAGCCTATTCCCGGTGGCATGTAAGGACGACTTCTTGTTAtatctgatattttta of the Dunckerocampus dactyliophorus isolate RoL2022-P2 chromosome 11, RoL_Ddac_1.1, whole genome shotgun sequence genome contains:
- the slitrk4 gene encoding SLIT and NTRK-like protein 4 isoform X2, whose product is MMLVLLLAAFSSYISSSSLSSPMSDGPPMADPSAPDLMSETCSACSCMSVENVLYVNCEKIAVYRPTQLIPPVSSLYHLNFQNNFLIILYPNSFLNFTHAVSLQLGNNQLQNIEGGAFMGMSALKQLHLNNNELKVLRADTFQGIENLEYLQADYNLIKYIEKGAFNKLHKLKVLILNDNLIQALPDNIFRFASLTHLDIRGNRIQKLPYLGVLEHIGRIVELQLDDNPWNCTCDLAPLKAWLENMPYNIFIGEAICETPSDLYGRLLKETNKQELCPMGTGSDFDVRMPPALPDTGQSPSKISPTSVVPVTTKSSKTTDSSKVYGNGIVAGSPPFGRNSQMVSFQTRTPPLLCPQPCSCKTHPSDFGISVSCQERNIKNLADLIPKPPNAKKLHLSGNYIHDISPTDFQGFEGLDLLHLGSNQIVTVQKGVFSNLTNLRRLYLNGNQIEQLHPEMFLGLTNLQYLYLEYNAIKEILAGTFDSMPNLQLLYLNNNVLRSLPAYVFAGVSLAKLNLKNNHFMTLPVSGVLDQLRSLTQIDLEGNPWECSCDLVALKLWLEKLNDGVAAKEVRCASPVQFTNIELRLLKNEILCPKLIARPPFIFTSATPLLTSLSPAGVGKAPPGGPVPLSIMILSILVVLILTVFVAFCLLVFVLRRNKKPVGRQELGNQECGSMSLQLHRHGHKSGKKGSIPGDDLGGETFIPQTIEHIGKSHTCGIGRSSDMDAGFKFADSQRQKIILRSSADKDKDALSTLERNKRLSTIDELEEFLPNREPSMFIQNFLDGKRDFNSIGMGGYEIRYPEKSLDRKMKKSSLIGGNHSKIVVEQRKSEYYELKAKLQGTPDYLQVLEEQTALTKM
- the slitrk4 gene encoding SLIT and NTRK-like protein 4 isoform X1, producing MMLVLLLAAFSSYISSSSLSSPMSDGPPMADPSAPDLMSETCSACSCMSVENVLYVNCEKIAVYRPTQLIPPVSSLYHLNFQNNFLIILYPNSFLNFTHAVSLQLGNNQLQNIEGGAFMGMSALKQLHLNNNELKVLRADTFQGIENLEYLQADYNLIKYIEKGAFNKLHKLKVLILNDNLIQALPDNIFRFASLTHLDIRGNRIQKLPYLGVLEHIGRIVELQLDDNPWNCTCDLAPLKAWLENMPYNIFIGEAICETPSDLYGRLLKETNKQELCPMGTGSDFDVRMPPALPDTGQSPSKISPTSVVPVTTKSSKTTDSSKVYGNGIVAGSPPFGRNSQMVSFQTRTPPLLCPQPCSCKTHPSDFGISVSCQERNIKNLADLIPKPPNAKKLHLSGNYIHDISPTDFQGFEGLDLLHLGSNQIVTVQKGVFSNLTNLRRLYLNGNQIEQLHPEMFLGLTNLQYLYLEYNAIKEILAGTFDSMPNLQLLYLNNNVLRSLPAYVFAGVSLAKLNLKNNHFMTLPVSGVLDQLRSLTQIDLEGNPWECSCDLVALKLWLEKLNDGVAAKEVRCASPVQFTNIELRLLKNEILCPKLIARPPFIFTSATPLLTSLSPAGVGKAPPGGPVPLSIMILSILVVLILTVFVAFCLLVFVLRRNKKPVGRQELGNQECGSMSLQLHRHGHKSGKKGSIPGDDLGGETFIPQTIEHIGKSHTCGIGRSSDMDAGFKFADSQRQKIILRSSADKDKDALSTLERNKRLSTIDELEEFLPNREPSMFIQNFLDGKRDFNSIGMGGYEIRYPEKSLDRKMKKSSLIGGNHSKIVVEQRKTSCAHTLPRTHTHTAKKCLLEILNDQCIDGLQSF